GTCGCTATCATATATACCATCGACCTTGGTGGCCTTCAATAGACAATCGGCGGATATTTCGGCCGCCCTAAGGGCCGCGGCGGTATCGGAGGAAAAGAAGGGCGACCCCGTCCCGGCCGCGAAGATGACTATCCTGCCCTTTTCAAGATGCCGGAGGGCTTTTCTCCTGATGAAGGGTTCAGCCAGTTCCCTCATCTCGATGGCCGTCTGGACCCTGGTGGGAACACCGAGGCGCTCAAGCACGCTCTGAAGGGCCAGCGCGTTTATCACGGTGGCGAGCATGCCCATGTAATCGCCCTGCGCCCTGTCCAGGTACTCCTCGCTCGACTGGGCGCCCCGGAATATGTTGCCCCCGCCCACCACCATGGCTATCTCCAGGCCATTTTCCGCCAGGGAAGCTATCTCGCCGCAGATTTTGCTGATGGCCTTCATGTCCAGCCCGAAAGTCGAATCACCTGCCAGCACCTCTCCGGAAAGCTTGAGGAGGACCCTGTTATACGAAGCCATGGAGCGCGCACCTCCCTTGGGGAAAAAGCAAAAAAAGGGCGGGGTCTCGCGCCCCGCCCCGAAAGCCCTATTCTCCTATGGAAAAACGGGCGAATCTCCTTACGACTATGTTCTCGCCCAACCTGGCAATTTCCTGGATCACGAGGTCCTTGACCTTT
The window above is part of the Thermovirga sp. genome. Proteins encoded here:
- a CDS encoding UMP kinase, producing MASYNRVLLKLSGEVLAGDSTFGLDMKAISKICGEIASLAENGLEIAMVVGGGNIFRGAQSSEEYLDRAQGDYMGMLATVINALALQSVLERLGVPTRVQTAIEMRELAEPFIRRKALRHLEKGRIVIFAAGTGSPFFSSDTAAALRAAEISADCLLKATKVDGIYDSDPANNPDAKLLPRVTYAEALQKQLKIMDAAAFSLCMENRIPILVANILKEGMLRDILILGKQAGTVVHFEKEC